tttggtacagctcacaacagcttcatgagctgttgtgagctgttttttttgccaaatacttatttctaaaacagcttcatggatgaagctgtttttctcctcctctcacaaagacataagttggatgaagctagaaaaaaaaatagcttattgcagcttctccctcatttctctctctcaactatgcatgaagtagttggtgaagttattttgccaaacactttttccaaaacagctcagcttcatctagaaagtcactcataaagctattttctaaaaaaacagctttactagtgaagttgagctgtgccaaacaagcccgtAGATGATCTATCAGGTTGCCATCATGACCTTGTTTTTCAACATGAATGAACAGTACAAACTGAAACGATCATAACTGAAACGGTCACTGCATCCGGATACATGGCAACAGCAACTGCTGGGTAATGAGAACAAAAGGGGAAGCCGATCTGACTGACCGACTGCTAACAGTCCAGCTCAGGAACATGGAAACACTCACAGTGGCTATATATTACAGTATATAAAGATGCAAATCATGGTCTCACCTATCTAGCTTAATTCCCAGTAGGCGATGCACTGCTGCTTTTGATTACTGTACCATCTGGCTTCAAGTTACTTGTATCTTGTTCAGCCTGATGAACAttatccttgtctgtgtctgaTTTGGGGAACAGAGACAACGATTCCAAGGCATTCCTTATCTGCATTTGAGGAAATTGATGCATCTGTCAGCTGTAGCATCATACTC
This window of the Sorghum bicolor cultivar BTx623 chromosome 7, Sorghum_bicolor_NCBIv3, whole genome shotgun sequence genome carries:
- the LOC110437042 gene encoding uncharacterized protein LOC110437042, encoding MPPVVPRSDRIVRRTAMVGAATAAYLLLTADYGPGYPNPIRNALESLSLFPKSDTDKDNVHQAEQDTSNLKPDGTVIKSSSASPTGN